One Nitrospirota bacterium DNA segment encodes these proteins:
- a CDS encoding tripartite tricarboxylate transporter substrate-binding protein, whose translation MSVRFLNAQGLKLIGVPFAKPAERYAAPLGGHVDVLYEEPGDVKAFLDAKQIRPIMFFSNKRSKFYSDIPTTYELGYKIGFPNWRGLVVKKGTPPHMVKTLEDALKKIVETPAWQKYLKDEMAEPDSYLGPEDFHKRVYEEFDILDKFARDYKLK comes from the coding sequence ATATCTGTCCGTTTTCTGAATGCTCAGGGACTTAAACTTATCGGTGTGCCCTTTGCCAAACCTGCCGAGCGCTATGCCGCCCCATTAGGAGGGCATGTTGATGTTCTCTATGAAGAACCTGGGGATGTCAAGGCATTTTTGGACGCCAAGCAGATTAGACCGATTATGTTCTTTTCCAACAAGAGGTCAAAATTCTATTCCGATATCCCAACTACTTATGAACTGGGATACAAGATTGGTTTTCCAAACTGGCGGGGCTTGGTTGTGAAAAAAGGGACTCCTCCACATATGGTTAAGACTCTGGAAGACGCTCTGAAGAAGATAGTAGAGACGCCCGCCTGGCAAAAATACCTGAAGGATGAAATGGCTGAACCCGACAGTTATCTTGGACCTGAGGATTTCCACAAACGGGTGTATGAAGAGTTTGATATCCTTGATAAGTTTGCGAGGGATTATAAGCTAAAATAA